Proteins from one Zingiber officinale cultivar Zhangliang unplaced genomic scaffold, Zo_v1.1 ctg229, whole genome shotgun sequence genomic window:
- the LOC122036988 gene encoding probable strigolactone esterase DAD2: protein MGSGNGDSSKLLDILNARMVGDGDRVLVLSHGFGTDQSAWNGILPFFLRDYRVVLYDLVFAGSVNPDHFDFRRYATLDAYVDDLLSLLDALSVDRCFFVGHSVSAMIGILAAIRRPRLFLKLILVGASPRFLNDHEAGYHGGFEREKIEEVFAAMEANYEAWVQGFAPLAVGADVPAAVTEYGRTLSDMRPDISLFVSRAVFNSDLRGFLGLVLPPCVVVQTANDMSVPPSVTSYLRAHLGGRTTVELLGEEGHMPHLSHPAAFVQVLHRALTIDPPVAPAH, encoded by the exons ATGGGCAGCGGCAATGGCGACTCCAGCAAGCTGCTGGATATCCTTAACGCGAGGATGGTCGGCGACGGCGACCGAGTTCTGGTGCTCTCCCATGGATTCGGCACCGACCAGTCGGCATGGAACGGGATCCTCCCTTTCTTTCTCCGCGACTACAGGGTCGTCCTCTACGACCTCGTCTTCGCCGGCAGCGTTAATCCCGACCACTTCGACTTCCGCCGCTACGCCACCCTCGACGCCTACGTCGATGACCTCCTCTCCCTCCTGGACGCCCTCTCCGTCGACCGCTGCTTCTTCGTCGGCCACTCTGTCTCCGCCATGATCGGAATCCTCGCCGCCATCCGCCGCCCTCgcctcttcctcaagctcatcctCGTCGGCGCCTCCCCAAG GTTTTTGAATGATCACGAAGCGGGGTACCATGGGGGATTCGAGAGGGAGAAGATCGAGGAGGTGTTCGCGGCCATGGAGGCGAACTACGAAGCGTGGGTGCAGGGGTTCGCGCCGCTGGCGGTGGGGGCGGACGTGCCGGCGGCGGTGACGGAGTACGGCCGGACGCTGTCCGACATGCGGCCGGACATATCGCTGTTCGTGTCGAGGGCGGTGTTCAACAGCGACCTGCGCGGTTTCCTGGGGCTGGTGCTCCCGCCCTGCGTCGTCGTGCAGACCGCCAACGACATGTCGGTGCCGCCCTCCGTCACCAGCTACCTCAGGGCCCACCTCGGCGGCCGCACCACCGTCGAGCTCCTCGGCGAAGAAGGCCACATGCCGCACCTCAGCCACCCCGCAGCCTTCGTCCAGGTCCTCCACCGCGCGCTGACGATAGATCCACCCGTCGCTCCCGCTCATTAA